From Brassica oleracea var. oleracea cultivar TO1000 chromosome C3, BOL, whole genome shotgun sequence, a single genomic window includes:
- the LOC106328910 gene encoding 50S ribosomal protein L25-like — MLLRRATALPKTLQNLRLFSPAATSALALDHTLEIQLEYLPGFPRPDAKHAETILAVPRSDSGKNISAKERKAGRVPSIIFEQEDGQHGGNKRLVSVQTNQIRKLVTHLGYSFFLSRLFDVEVRSEIGSDEVIEKVRALPRSIHLHSGTDAPLNVTFIRAPPGTLLKVDIPLVFIGDDVSPGLKKGASLNTIKRTVKFLCPAEIVPPYIEVDLSLLDVGQKLVAGDLKVHPALKLIRPKDEPIVKIAGGRVSDQQKDQQKKDQPKKEQSKK; from the exons ATGTTGCTCCGTCGTGCAACCGCACTACCCAAAACCCTACAAAACCTCCGGCTATTCTCTCCGGCGGCGACCTCCGCTTTAGCCCTCGACCACACCCTAGAAATCCAACTAGAGTACCTCCCTGGATTCCCGCGGCCCGATGCGAAGCACGCGGAGACGATCTTAGCCGTTCCTCGGTCCGACTCCGGCAAGAACATATCGGCGAAAGAGCGTAAAGCGGGTCGAGTTCCTTCGATCATATTCGAACAGGAGGATGGTCAGCACGGAGGGAACAAGAGGCTTGTCTCGGTTCAGACGAATCAGATCAGGAAGCTGGTGACTCATCTGGGTTACTCCTTCTTCCTCTCTAGGCTCTTCGATGTTGAGGTTCGGTCTGAGATTGGTTCCGATGAGGTCATTGAGAAAGTCAGGGCCTTGCCCAGATCG ATTCATTTGCATTCTGGAACTGATGCTCCGCTGAATGTGACGTTTATAAGAGCTCCTCCTGGTACTCTGTTGAAAGTTGATATACCTCTTGTGTTCATAGGAGATGATGTTTCTCCGGGGTTGAAGAAAG GAGCATCTCTGAATACTATCAAAAGAACGGTGAAGTTTTTATGTCCCGCAGAGATCGTACCTCCATATATAGAAGTAGATCTCAGCCTACTGGACGTTGGACAAAAGCTAGTAGCTGGAGACCTCAAGGTTCATCCGGCGCTAAAGCTAATAAGACCCAAAGACGAACCAATTGTTAAGATCGCCGGGGGACGTGTCAGTGACCAGCAAAAGGACCAGCAAAAGAAGGATCAGCCAAAGAAAGAGCAATCAAAGAAATAA